A region from the Colius striatus isolate bColStr4 chromosome 12, bColStr4.1.hap1, whole genome shotgun sequence genome encodes:
- the ANAPC13 gene encoding anaphase-promoting complex subunit 13 gives MDSEMQRDGRILDLIDDAWREDKLPYEDVAIPLNELPEPEQDNGGTTESVKEQEMKWTDLALQYLHENIPPTGN, from the exons ATGGACAGCGAGATGCAAAGGGATGGCAGAATCCTGGACCTGATCGATGACGCGTGGAGGGAAGATAAACTGCCGTACGAGGACGTGGCCATCCCTCTG AATGAGCTTCCTGAACCAGAGCAAGACAACGGTGGCACAACCGAGTCTGTGAAAGAACAAGAGATGAAGTGGACAGATTTGGCTCTCCAGTATCTCCATGAAAACATTCCACCTACAGGAAACTAG
- the LOC104550794 gene encoding lipase member H, with protein sequence MLRLCAVFICLLCGVKTDPGETCPAFTALSISNALVGTDLKVKLLLYTRQNQNCAEELNSTASRYLDVTKKTTFIIHGYRLTGSAPVWIPDLVHLLLSVEDMNVILVDWNRGATTLIYSNASRNCKKVAEILKKFIDEMLVAGASLASLHMIGVSLGAHISGFVGQMFQGTLGRITGLDPAGPLYRGKPPGERLDPTDAQFVDVIHSDTDGLGYTEALGHIDFYPNGGTDQPGCPLTIFSGLQYFKCDHQRSVLLFMASLKQSCNITGYPCDSYRKYRHGKCTSCESFWPMPCPILGYDVHKWKDYLTQQNHAGTSMFFDTADKEPFCMYHYFVDITTWNKDTRRGTFSIVLADETGKKAEAKVNPEAAAFQQYDQITLLIGFDQDLENIERISLTFSTGSVIGPKFKLRILQMRFRSLTNPGRPQLCRYDLVLMENTKKTFKPIPCWSRS encoded by the exons atgctgaggctgtgtgccgTGTTCATCTGCCTTCTGTGTGGGGTGAAAACAG ATCCTGGGGAGACATGCCCTGCATTCACAGCTCTCAGCATCAGCAATGCTTTGGTAGGAACCGACCTGAAGGTGAAGCTGCTGCTCTACACCAGACAGAACCAAAACTGTGCTGAAGAGCTTAATTCAACAGCCTCCAGGTACCTAGATGTGACCAAGAAAACAACCTTCATCATCCACGGATACCGACTCACAGGCTCTGCCCCTGTCTGGATCCCTGACTTGGTGCatcttctgctttctgtagAAGACATGAATGTGATCCTTGTGGATTGGAACCGGGGAGCAACAACTCTCATCTACAGTAATGCTTCCAGAAACTGCAAAAAAGTTGCTGAGATTCTGAAGAAATTTATTGATGAAATGCTG GTTGCTGGAGCATCACTTGCCTCCTTGCACATGATAGGAGTGAGCCTGGGAGCACACATCTCTGGCTTTGTGGGACAGATGTTCCAAGGAACACTTGGAAGAATCACAG GCCTTGACCCCGCAGGACCCCTGTACAGAGGAAAGCCGCCGGGGGAGAGGCTCGATCCCACAGACGCACAGTTTGTTGACGTCATTCATTCTGACACTGACG gaCTAGGTTACACAGAAGCACTGGGCCACATAGACTTCTACCCCAATGGTGGGACCGACCAGCCTGGCTGTCCACTGACCATATTTTCTG GACTGCAGTATTTTAAGTGTGACCACCAGAGGTCTGTTCTCCTGTTCATGGCGTCGCTGAAGCAGAGCTGCAACATCACTGGGTACCCGTGTGACTCCTACAGAAAGTACAGGCATGGCAAGTGTACCAGCTGTGAAAGCTTCTGGCCCATGCCATGCCCCATCCTAG GTTATGATGTCCACAAGTGGAAAGACTATTTAACACAACAGAACCATGCAGGGACAAGCATGTTTTTTGATACAGCAGACAAAGAGCCATTTTGTA TGTATCACTACTTTGTGGATATCACTACGTGGAACAAAGACACCAGAAGAGGCACCTTCAGCATTGTGCTAGCTGATGAAACGGGAAAGAAGGCAGAAGCTAAAGTTAACCC agaagctgcagcttttcagCAGTACGACCAAATCACTTTGCTAATTGGATTTGACCAGGATTTGGAAAACATAGAAAGAATTTCCTTGACATTTTCCACAGGATCTGTCATTGGCCCCAAATTCAAACTCAGGATCCTCCAAATGAGGTTCCGGTCACTTACAAACCCAGGAAG ACCACAGCTATGCAGATATGACCTTGTCCTGATGGagaacaccaaaaaaaccttcaagCCCatcccatgttggagcaggagctga